A stretch of Mesoplodon densirostris isolate mMesDen1 chromosome 7, mMesDen1 primary haplotype, whole genome shotgun sequence DNA encodes these proteins:
- the RBM4B gene encoding RNA-binding protein 4B: MPHGREALVRMVKLFIGNLPREATEQEIRSLFEQYGKVLECDIIKNYGFVHIEDKTAAEDAIRNLHHYKLHGVNINVEASKNKSKASTKLHVGNISPTCTNQELRAKFEEYGPVIECDIVKDYAFVHMERAEDAVEAIRGLDNTEFQGKRMHVQLSTSRLRTAPGMGDQSGCYRCGKEGHWSKECPVDRTGRVADFTEQYNEQYGAVRTPYAMGYGESMYYNDAYGALDYYKRYRVRSYEAVAAAAAASAYNYAEQTMSHLPQVQSTAVASHLNSTSVDPYDRHLLPNSGAAATSAAMAAAAATTSSYYGRDRSPLRRAAAVLPTVGEGYGYGPESELSQASAAARNSLYDMARYEREQYVDRARYSAF; the protein is encoded by the exons ATGCCGCACGGAAGAGAG gctCTTGTCAGGATGGTGAAGCTGTTCATCGGAAACCTGCCCCGggaggccacagagcaggagaTCCGCTCACTCTTCGAGCAGTATGGGAAGGTGCTGGAGTGTGACATCATTAAGAACTACGGCTTTGTGCACATAGAGGACAAGACGGCGGCCGAGGATGCCATACGCAACCTGCACCACTACAAGCTGCACGGGGTGAACATCAACGTGGAAGCCAGCAAGAATAAGAGCAAAGCTTCAACCAAGTTGCATGTAGGCAACATCAGTCCTACTTGTACCAACCAAGAGCTTCGGGCCAAGTTTGAGGAGTATGGTCCAGTCATCGAATGTGACATCGTGAAAGATTATGCTTTCGTACACATGGAGCGGGCAGAGGATGCAGTGGAGGCCATCAGGGGCCTCGACAACACAGAGTTTCAAG GCAAACGAATGCACGTGCAGTTGTCTACCAGCCGGCTTCGGACTGCCCCTGGGATGGGAGACCAGAGTGGCTGCTATCGGTGTGGGAAAGAGGGGCACTGGTCCAAAGAGTGTCCGGTAGATCGTACGGGTCGTGTGGCGGACTTTACCGAGCAGTATAACGAACAGTATGGAGCAGTGCGCACACCTTACGCCATGGGCTACGGGGAATCCATGTATTACAACGATGCGTACGGAGCGCTCGACTACTATAAGCGTTACCGAGTCCGTTCTTACgaggcagtggcagcagcagcagcagcttccGCGTACAACTACGCAGAGCAGACCATGTCCCATCTGCCTCAAGTCCAGAGCACAGCTGTGGCCAGTCACCTCAACTCCACTTCCGTTGATCCCTACGACAGACACCTGTTGCCAAACTCAGGCGCTGCTGCCACCTCAGCTGCTatggctgctgccgctgccaccacTTCCTCCTATTATGGAAGGGACAGGAGCCCCCTGCGTCGTGCTGCAGCTGTGCTCCCCACAGTTGGAGAGGGCTACGGTTATGGGCCAGAGAGTGAGCTGTCTCAGGCTTCAGCAGCTGCACGGAATTCTCTGTATGACATGGCCCGGTATGAGCGGGAGCAGTATGTGGACCGAGCACGGTACTCAGCCTTTTAA